A window from Pseudomonas alloputida encodes these proteins:
- a CDS encoding PTS fructose-like transporter subunit IIB, whose translation MNIAIVTACPNGQVSSVLSARLLSAAAQRRGWSTSVEVQNTEHPERQLSAAQIAEADWVLVVSTGPVDLARFVGKRLYQSTPSQALADREGFLDEAAANAELLAAVTGAPAAASSAGARIVAVTACPTGVAHTFMAAEALQQAAQQLGYQLTVETQGSVGARNPLSAEAIAAADVVLLAADIEVPTARFAGKRIYRCGTGIALKQARATLDKALAQATVENGADAAAATTPTKSEKTGVYKHLLTGVSFMLPMVVAGGLLIALSFVFGIEAYKEAGTLPAALMQIGGEAAFKLMVPLLAGYIAWSIADRPGLAPGMIGGLLASTLGAGFIGGIVAGFLAGYSAKAIARWARLPSSLEALKPILIIPLLASLFTGLVMIYVVGQPVAAMLEGLTHFLDSMGTTNAILLGLLLGGMMCVDLGGPINKAAYAFSVGLLASSSYAPMAATMAAGMVPPIGLGIATFLARRKFAQSEREAGKAALALGLCFISEGAIPFAAKDPLRVIPASIAGGALTGALSMYFGCKLMAPHGGLFVLLIPNAINHALLYLLAIVAGSLVTAVVYAVIKKSERVELAVAPAKSV comes from the coding sequence ATGAACATTGCCATAGTCACCGCCTGCCCCAATGGCCAGGTATCGAGTGTACTGAGTGCACGCTTGCTGTCCGCCGCCGCCCAGCGTCGCGGCTGGAGCACCAGCGTCGAAGTGCAGAATACTGAACACCCCGAGCGGCAACTGAGCGCCGCACAGATCGCCGAGGCTGACTGGGTGCTTGTGGTCAGCACCGGGCCGGTGGACCTGGCCCGCTTCGTCGGCAAGCGCCTGTACCAAAGCACACCGTCCCAGGCGCTGGCTGATCGCGAAGGCTTTCTCGACGAAGCGGCGGCCAACGCCGAGCTGCTGGCCGCAGTGACAGGCGCCCCTGCCGCAGCTAGCAGTGCTGGCGCTCGCATCGTTGCCGTCACTGCATGCCCGACCGGCGTAGCCCATACCTTCATGGCCGCAGAAGCCTTGCAGCAAGCCGCACAGCAACTGGGCTACCAGTTGACCGTCGAGACCCAGGGCTCGGTCGGTGCGCGCAATCCCTTGTCTGCTGAAGCCATCGCAGCGGCGGACGTGGTGCTGCTGGCCGCCGACATTGAAGTACCCACTGCACGTTTCGCCGGCAAACGTATTTACCGTTGTGGTACTGGCATTGCCCTCAAGCAGGCCCGCGCTACCCTGGACAAAGCCCTGGCGCAGGCCACGGTGGAAAACGGTGCCGACGCTGCAGCGGCGACCACGCCGACCAAGAGCGAGAAAACCGGCGTGTACAAGCACTTGCTGACCGGCGTCTCGTTCATGCTTCCGATGGTGGTGGCCGGCGGCCTGCTGATTGCGTTGTCGTTCGTGTTCGGTATCGAGGCCTACAAAGAGGCGGGCACCTTGCCGGCGGCGTTGATGCAGATTGGCGGTGAGGCTGCCTTCAAACTGATGGTTCCGCTACTGGCAGGCTATATCGCCTGGTCTATCGCCGACCGCCCCGGGCTGGCCCCGGGCATGATCGGCGGCCTGTTGGCCAGCACCTTGGGGGCCGGCTTCATCGGTGGCATTGTCGCCGGTTTCCTCGCCGGTTACAGCGCCAAGGCCATTGCCCGATGGGCGCGCTTGCCCAGCAGCCTGGAGGCGCTCAAGCCGATCCTTATCATTCCATTGCTGGCCAGTCTGTTCACCGGGCTGGTGATGATCTACGTGGTTGGCCAGCCGGTAGCGGCGATGCTCGAAGGCCTGACGCATTTTCTCGACAGCATGGGCACCACCAATGCCATCCTGCTGGGGCTGTTGCTGGGCGGCATGATGTGCGTCGACCTTGGCGGGCCGATCAACAAGGCCGCCTATGCGTTCTCGGTGGGGCTGCTGGCCTCGTCGAGCTACGCGCCAATGGCGGCGACCATGGCCGCCGGCATGGTGCCGCCGATTGGCTTGGGTATTGCCACCTTCCTGGCCCGGCGCAAGTTCGCCCAGAGCGAGCGCGAGGCGGGCAAGGCGGCGCTGGCGCTGGGGCTGTGCTTCATCTCCGAGGGGGCGATTCCGTTTGCCGCCAAGGACCCGTTACGGGTGATCCCGGCCAGTATCGCCGGTGGTGCGTTGACCGGGGCATTGTCGATGTATTTTGGCTGCAAGCTGATGGCGCCGCATGGCGGCTTGTTCGTGTTGTTGATCCCCAACGCGATCAACCATGCGTTGCTTTATCTGCTGGCGATTGTGGCGGGTAGCCTGGTGACAGCGGTGGTGTATGCGGTTATCAAGAAGAGCGAGCGTGTGGAGTTGGCCGTGGCGCCTGCTAAAAGTGTATGA
- the pfkB gene encoding 1-phosphofructokinase, whose protein sequence is MAKILTLTLNPALDITIGLDTLRPGQVNRSQAQHSHAAGKGLNVAQVLADLGHSVTVGGFLGGDNLQPFEALIDGRGFTDCFVRVPGETRSNIKLVEADGRVTDINGQGPEVDEAARSALLHRLEQIAPGHDAVVVAGSLPRGISADWFRQLLERLKAQGLKVVLDSSGEALRVGLQSAPWLVKPNTEELGEVLGLAVDNLTQQRAAAKRLLDSGVEHVVVSAGEQGVSWFSRDLALQARPPKVRVASTVGAGDSLVAGMVHGLLLAEAPAQTLTRATAIAAQAVTQVGFGIHDREHLAQLEAAVQLTEQQEGCR, encoded by the coding sequence ATGGCCAAGATCCTCACTCTCACCCTGAACCCTGCGCTGGATATCACCATCGGCCTGGACACTCTGCGCCCAGGGCAGGTCAACCGTAGCCAGGCGCAGCACAGTCACGCCGCAGGCAAGGGGCTGAACGTTGCCCAGGTACTGGCAGACCTGGGGCACAGCGTAACCGTGGGCGGTTTCCTGGGGGGCGACAATCTGCAGCCCTTCGAGGCGCTGATCGACGGCCGCGGTTTTACCGACTGCTTTGTCCGTGTGCCGGGCGAAACCCGCAGCAATATCAAGCTGGTCGAGGCCGATGGCCGCGTGACCGACATCAACGGGCAGGGCCCGGAAGTCGACGAGGCGGCACGCAGTGCCTTGCTGCACAGGCTGGAACAGATTGCCCCCGGTCACGATGCCGTGGTGGTGGCCGGTAGCCTGCCGCGTGGAATCAGTGCCGACTGGTTCCGCCAGTTGCTCGAACGGTTGAAGGCCCAAGGCCTCAAGGTAGTCCTGGACAGCAGTGGTGAAGCCCTGCGTGTTGGCTTGCAAAGCGCGCCCTGGTTGGTCAAGCCCAATACCGAAGAACTGGGCGAAGTGCTGGGCCTGGCTGTGGATAACCTGACGCAACAGCGCGCTGCCGCCAAGCGCCTGCTGGACAGTGGCGTTGAACACGTGGTGGTGTCTGCGGGCGAGCAGGGCGTCAGTTGGTTCAGTCGCGATCTGGCCCTGCAGGCCCGCCCACCCAAGGTGCGGGTTGCCAGCACGGTGGGGGCGGGGGATTCGCTGGTGGCCGGCATGGTCCACGGCCTGCTGCTGGCCGAGGCGCCTGCGCAGACGTTGACCCGGGCCACTGCCATCGCCGCCCAGGCCGTTACCCAGGTTGGCTTCGGCATCCATGACCGCGAGCACCTTGCGCAGTTGGAAGCGGCCGTGCAACTGACAGAACAACAAGAGGGTTGCCGATGA
- the ptsP gene encoding phosphoenolpyruvate--protein phosphotransferase, protein MLELANEQIAMGQKAADKAEALRLLADRLVADGLVAEGYLQGLQAREAQGSTFLGQGIAIPHGTPQTRDLVYATGVRLLQFPEGVDWGDGQMVYLAIGIAARSDEHLRLLQLLTRALGETDLAEALRRASSAEALLKLLQGAPQALALDAQLVGLNVPAEDFDELAWRGARLLQRADCVDSGFAAVLQQAEPLPLGEGLWWLHSERQVRQPGLAFITPQQPLRYRDQPLNGLFCLASLGAAHEALLERLCEVLIEGRGQVLYQATSSRAVLEVLGGEVPADWPSARVVLANPHGLHARPAKVLAQLAKGFEGEIRVRLVDSAQPAVSVKSLSKLLSLGARRGQALELVAEPSIAADALPVLLAAIEQGLGEEVEPLPQSVAPIADEVPEVLQAPAAGSRIQGVGAAPGIASGPAHVCVEREFDYPLRGESCALERQKLREALATVNGELQALVLRSDKAIGEIFVTHQEMLADPALTDDVEQRLAQGESAAAAWMAVIEAAARQQEALHDALLAERAADLRDIGRRVLAQLCGVQAQVEPEQPYVLVMTEVGPSDVARLDPNRVAGIVTAQGGATAHSAIVARALGIPAVVGAGASILLLESGTPLLLDGQRGVVSVAPPADELQRALAERDLREQRLQAAWANRFEPAITRDGHAVEVFANIGDSNGIAKVVEQGAEGVGLLRTELIFMAHPQAPDVATQEAEYRRVLDGLDGRPLVVRTLDVGGDKPLPYWPIAAEENPFLGVRGVRLTLQRPQVMEDQLRALLRAADQRPLRIMFPMVGQVHEWREARAMVERLRAEIPVADLQLGIMVEVPSAALLAAQLAREVDFFSIGTNDLTQYTLAIDRGHPSLSAQADGLHPAVLSLIDMTVRAAHAHGKWVGVCGELAADPQAVAVLLGLDVDELSVSARSIAEVKALVRQADHQTARALAREALQQDSAAAVRALVERY, encoded by the coding sequence ATGCTCGAGCTCGCCAATGAGCAGATAGCCATGGGCCAGAAGGCCGCCGACAAGGCCGAGGCGTTACGCCTTCTGGCGGATCGGCTGGTTGCGGACGGCCTGGTCGCCGAGGGTTACCTGCAAGGGCTGCAGGCCCGGGAGGCACAAGGCTCCACTTTCCTTGGCCAGGGCATCGCCATTCCCCATGGTACGCCGCAAACACGTGACCTGGTGTATGCCACCGGCGTACGCCTGCTGCAGTTCCCCGAGGGGGTAGACTGGGGTGACGGGCAAATGGTCTACCTGGCCATTGGTATTGCCGCCCGCTCCGACGAACACCTGCGCCTGCTGCAGCTGTTGACCCGGGCGCTGGGCGAGACCGACCTGGCCGAAGCCTTGCGCCGTGCCAGCTCTGCCGAAGCGCTGCTCAAGCTGCTGCAGGGCGCGCCCCAGGCGCTGGCGCTGGATGCGCAGCTGGTCGGCCTGAACGTGCCGGCAGAAGACTTCGACGAACTGGCCTGGCGCGGTGCCCGCCTGCTGCAACGTGCCGACTGTGTCGACAGTGGCTTTGCCGCCGTGCTGCAGCAGGCCGAGCCGCTGCCGCTGGGTGAGGGCCTGTGGTGGCTGCACAGCGAGCGCCAGGTTCGTCAGCCAGGCCTGGCCTTCATCACCCCGCAGCAGCCGCTGCGTTACCGCGACCAGCCGCTCAACGGTCTGTTCTGCCTGGCCAGCCTTGGCGCCGCTCACGAGGCCCTGCTCGAGCGGCTGTGCGAAGTGCTGATCGAAGGCCGTGGGCAGGTGCTCTACCAAGCCACCAGCAGCCGTGCGGTGCTGGAAGTGCTGGGCGGCGAAGTGCCGGCGGACTGGCCCAGCGCACGGGTCGTGCTGGCCAATCCACATGGCTTGCATGCGCGACCGGCCAAGGTGCTTGCACAACTGGCCAAAGGCTTTGAAGGGGAAATCCGTGTGCGCCTGGTCGATAGCGCGCAGCCAGCCGTATCGGTGAAGAGCCTGAGCAAGCTGCTCAGCCTCGGCGCACGCCGTGGTCAGGCACTGGAACTGGTCGCCGAACCGAGCATCGCTGCCGATGCCTTGCCGGTGCTGCTGGCTGCTATCGAACAAGGCTTGGGTGAAGAGGTGGAACCGCTACCGCAGAGCGTCGCGCCCATTGCCGATGAAGTCCCCGAAGTACTGCAAGCGCCAGCGGCCGGCAGCCGTATCCAGGGTGTGGGCGCCGCCCCCGGCATTGCCAGCGGCCCGGCGCATGTCTGTGTCGAGCGTGAGTTCGACTATCCCTTGCGGGGTGAATCGTGCGCCCTGGAGCGGCAGAAACTGCGCGAAGCCTTGGCTACCGTCAATGGCGAACTGCAGGCTTTGGTCCTGCGCAGCGACAAGGCCATTGGCGAAATTTTCGTCACCCACCAGGAAATGCTTGCCGACCCGGCCCTGACCGATGATGTCGAACAGCGCCTGGCCCAGGGCGAAAGCGCTGCGGCCGCGTGGATGGCCGTGATCGAAGCTGCGGCCCGTCAGCAAGAGGCGTTGCACGATGCGCTGCTCGCCGAGCGCGCCGCCGACCTGCGCGATATTGGCCGCCGCGTGCTGGCGCAGTTGTGTGGTGTGCAGGCGCAGGTTGAACCCGAGCAACCCTATGTGCTGGTGATGACCGAAGTCGGTCCATCCGATGTCGCCCGCCTGGACCCCAACCGGGTTGCCGGCATTGTCACCGCCCAGGGCGGCGCCACGGCCCACAGTGCCATCGTCGCCCGGGCGTTGGGCATACCAGCAGTGGTCGGCGCGGGTGCATCGATACTGCTGTTGGAGAGTGGTACGCCGCTGCTGCTCGATGGCCAGCGTGGTGTGGTCAGCGTCGCACCGCCAGCGGATGAGCTGCAGCGGGCGCTGGCCGAGCGTGACCTGCGCGAGCAACGCCTGCAGGCCGCCTGGGCCAACCGCTTCGAGCCGGCCATCACCCGTGATGGGCATGCCGTCGAGGTGTTTGCCAACATCGGCGATAGCAACGGCATCGCCAAGGTGGTGGAGCAGGGCGCCGAAGGTGTCGGCCTGCTGCGCACCGAACTGATTTTCATGGCCCACCCTCAAGCGCCGGATGTGGCTACCCAGGAAGCCGAGTACCGCCGCGTGCTCGATGGCCTCGATGGGCGCCCGCTGGTGGTGCGCACCCTGGATGTTGGCGGCGACAAACCGTTGCCTTACTGGCCGATCGCTGCCGAGGAAAATCCCTTCCTCGGCGTGCGCGGTGTGCGTTTGACCCTGCAGCGCCCGCAAGTGATGGAAGACCAGTTGCGCGCGTTGCTGCGGGCCGCCGACCAGCGCCCGTTGCGTATCATGTTCCCCATGGTTGGCCAGGTGCACGAATGGCGTGAGGCGCGGGCCATGGTGGAGCGCCTGCGTGCAGAAATCCCGGTAGCCGACCTGCAATTGGGCATTATGGTCGAGGTGCCTTCAGCGGCCCTGCTGGCAGCGCAATTGGCGCGCGAAGTGGACTTCTTCAGCATCGGCACCAACGACCTGACTCAGTACACCTTGGCCATCGACCGTGGCCACCCCAGCCTCTCTGCACAGGCCGACGGCCTGCACCCGGCGGTATTGAGCCTGATCGACATGACCGTGCGCGCCGCCCATGCCCACGGCAAGTGGGTGGGCGTGTGTGGCGAGCTGGCAGCCGACCCGCAGGCGGTGGCCGTGCTGCTGGGGCTGGACGTGGACGAACTCAGCGTCTCCGCGCGCAGCATTGCCGAAGTCAAGGCACTGGTTCGCCAGGCCGATCATCAGACAGCCCGCGCCCTGGCGCGCGAGGCCCTGCAACAGGACAGCGCCGCAGCAGTTCGCGCGCTGGTGGAGCGTTACTGA
- a CDS encoding TatD family hydrolase, which translates to MRLIDTHTHLDFPDFDADRPRLLANAAARGLERMVVLGVYQANFQRVWELACAEPRLFAALGLHPVYLDQHRPEHLVQLREWLERLRDNPRLCAVGEFGLDYYLADLDKTRQQALFEAQLQMACDFELPALLHVRRSHAQVIATLKRYKPARAGVIHAFAGSYEEAREYIKLGFLLGLGGAGTWPQALRLRKTLARLPLESVVLETDSPDMAPAMYPGVRNSPEHLPEIATALAHVMGLDVEVLAQASTRNACTLFGW; encoded by the coding sequence ATGCGCCTGATCGACACCCACACCCACCTGGACTTCCCCGACTTCGACGCCGACCGCCCGCGCCTGCTGGCCAACGCGGCGGCGCGTGGGCTGGAGCGAATGGTGGTGCTGGGGGTGTACCAGGCGAATTTCCAGCGGGTGTGGGAACTGGCCTGCGCCGAGCCGCGCCTGTTCGCCGCGCTTGGCCTGCACCCGGTCTACCTCGACCAGCATCGCCCTGAGCACCTGGTGCAACTGCGCGAGTGGCTGGAGCGCCTGCGCGACAACCCGCGGCTATGTGCCGTAGGTGAGTTCGGCCTGGACTATTACCTCGCAGACCTTGACAAGACCCGCCAGCAGGCGCTGTTCGAAGCGCAACTGCAGATGGCTTGCGACTTCGAACTACCGGCCCTGCTGCACGTGCGCCGCAGCCATGCCCAGGTGATTGCCACACTCAAGCGCTACAAGCCAGCACGGGCGGGGGTGATTCATGCGTTTGCCGGCAGCTACGAAGAGGCCCGCGAGTACATCAAGCTGGGCTTCCTGCTGGGGTTGGGCGGTGCGGGTACCTGGCCGCAGGCGCTGCGGCTGCGCAAGACCTTGGCGCGGCTGCCACTGGAAAGTGTGGTGCTGGAGACTGACTCACCGGACATGGCACCGGCGATGTACCCGGGGGTACGCAACAGCCCGGAGCATCTGCCGGAAATTGCCACGGCGCTTGCGCACGTGATGGGGCTGGATGTCGAGGTGCTGGCACAGGCCAGCACCCGCAATGCTTGCACGTTGTTCGGCTGGTGA
- the cra gene encoding catabolite repressor/activator, with amino-acid sequence MKLSDIARLAGVSVTTASYVINGKAEQQRISNSTVERVRAVVEAHGFTPNPQAAGLRSRHTRTLGFILPDLENPSYARIAKQLEQGARARGYQLLIASSDDQPDSERQLQQLFRARRCDALFVASCLPPEDDSYRELQDKGLPVIAIDRRLDPAHFCSVISDDRDASRQLAASLLSSAPRSIALIGARPELSVSQARAGGFDEALQGYTGEVRRYQGEAFSRECGQRLMQQLIDDLGGLPDALVTTSYVLLQGVFDTLQARPVDSRQLQLGTFGDNQLLDFLPLPVNAMAQQHGQIAATALELALAAIEEKRYEPGVHAVGRTFKQRISVA; translated from the coding sequence GTGAAACTCAGCGATATCGCCCGTCTGGCCGGTGTGTCCGTGACCACTGCCAGCTACGTCATCAATGGCAAGGCTGAACAGCAGCGCATCAGTAACAGTACTGTCGAGCGGGTACGCGCGGTGGTCGAAGCCCACGGCTTCACCCCCAACCCGCAGGCTGCTGGGCTGCGCAGCCGGCATACCCGCACCCTGGGCTTCATTCTCCCGGATCTGGAGAACCCCAGCTACGCCCGCATTGCCAAGCAACTGGAGCAAGGCGCACGCGCCCGCGGCTACCAGCTGCTGATCGCCAGCAGCGATGACCAGCCAGACAGCGAGCGCCAACTGCAGCAACTGTTCCGTGCGCGCCGATGCGATGCGCTGTTCGTTGCCAGTTGCCTGCCGCCAGAAGATGACAGCTACCGCGAGCTGCAGGACAAAGGCCTGCCGGTGATTGCCATCGACCGCCGTCTGGACCCCGCACACTTCTGCTCGGTGATCAGCGACGACCGCGATGCCAGCCGCCAGCTGGCCGCCAGCCTGCTCAGCTCGGCCCCACGCAGCATCGCCCTGATAGGCGCACGCCCCGAGCTGTCGGTTAGCCAGGCGCGTGCCGGCGGATTCGACGAAGCCCTGCAAGGCTATACCGGCGAAGTGCGCCGCTATCAGGGCGAAGCGTTCAGCCGTGAGTGCGGCCAACGCCTGATGCAGCAACTGATCGACGACCTGGGCGGCCTGCCGGATGCTCTGGTGACCACTTCGTACGTGCTGTTGCAGGGCGTGTTCGACACCCTCCAGGCGCGCCCGGTCGACTCGCGCCAACTGCAGCTGGGTACCTTTGGCGACAACCAGTTGCTCGACTTCCTGCCGCTGCCGGTCAATGCCATGGCCCAGCAGCATGGCCAGATTGCCGCCACTGCGCTTGAACTGGCACTGGCCGCCATCGAGGAAAAACGCTATGAACCCGGCGTGCACGCCGTTGGCCGCACCTTCAAGCAACGCATCTCAGTGGCCTGA
- a CDS encoding sensor domain-containing diguanylate cyclase → MPTQSPRFAVYRSHPELILNLGSCLAVLAIVAIVSYLLARERDSVEQSAVRSSNNIVQLIESDILRNVELYDQSLQGLIWAVGRKELPEVPGPIRQRLLFNEAFVDRKRGDVLWLDKQGNIVGDSTSSVPRKANFGETGVFKAHQHNANLGLLVGPPFKAKLGDLDWCISFSRRISGPNGEFAGLAAGALRLSYFNELFQLLDIGHDSSINLFNTDGQLLVRQPYRGQDPLIGTYYTERPNFKRILSEQSGSFTARSHSSGKLRMFTFARVAQLPLIVLVAHSADEVFESWRRTAILVSVATGGLCVGILWLTLLLGRELRRRHEAEEDLAMLASTDSLTGLANRRRLDHVLRQEWARAQRSRKPLAILMVDVDHFKAFNQRHGHAGGDHALREVAKAIEACIRRPADLAARYGGEEFQVVLPETDLAGAQLLAERIRANVEALAPFADDAHAVTVSIGIGLSGTQQDLGRLLGAADEALYRAKANGRNRVEGPLD, encoded by the coding sequence ATGCCCACCCAATCCCCGCGTTTCGCAGTCTACAGGTCGCACCCCGAGCTGATCCTCAACCTGGGCAGTTGCCTTGCCGTGCTCGCCATCGTGGCCATCGTCAGCTATCTGCTTGCCCGCGAGCGCGATAGTGTCGAGCAGTCGGCGGTGCGCTCGTCGAACAACATCGTGCAGCTGATCGAAAGCGACATTCTGCGCAACGTCGAACTCTACGACCAATCCCTGCAAGGCTTGATCTGGGCGGTTGGCCGCAAGGAACTGCCGGAAGTCCCCGGCCCGATACGCCAGCGCCTGCTTTTCAATGAAGCCTTCGTCGACCGCAAGCGCGGTGACGTGCTGTGGCTGGACAAGCAAGGCAATATCGTTGGCGACTCCACCAGTAGCGTGCCGCGCAAGGCCAACTTCGGCGAAACCGGGGTGTTCAAGGCCCACCAGCACAATGCCAACCTCGGCTTGCTGGTGGGCCCCCCTTTCAAGGCCAAGCTTGGCGACCTGGACTGGTGTATCAGTTTCAGCCGACGTATCTCCGGCCCCAATGGCGAGTTCGCCGGGTTGGCAGCGGGTGCGCTGCGCCTGTCGTACTTCAATGAGTTGTTCCAGCTCCTGGACATTGGCCACGACAGCAGCATCAACCTGTTCAATACCGATGGGCAGCTGCTCGTCCGCCAGCCCTACCGCGGGCAGGACCCGCTGATTGGCACCTACTACACCGAACGGCCCAATTTCAAACGCATCCTCAGTGAACAGAGCGGTAGCTTCACCGCCCGCTCCCACAGCAGCGGCAAGCTGCGCATGTTCACCTTCGCCCGGGTCGCGCAGTTGCCACTGATCGTGCTAGTGGCGCACTCGGCCGACGAGGTGTTCGAGTCCTGGCGCCGCACCGCCATTCTGGTCAGCGTCGCCACCGGCGGTCTGTGCGTGGGCATTCTCTGGCTGACATTGCTGCTGGGCCGCGAACTGCGCCGCCGCCACGAAGCCGAAGAAGACCTGGCCATGCTCGCTTCCACCGATAGCCTGACTGGCCTGGCCAACCGCCGCAGGCTGGACCATGTGCTGCGCCAGGAATGGGCCCGCGCCCAACGTAGCCGTAAGCCGCTGGCGATACTGATGGTGGACGTGGACCACTTCAAGGCATTCAACCAGCGCCATGGCCATGCCGGCGGCGACCATGCCTTGCGCGAGGTGGCCAAGGCCATCGAGGCATGCATTCGTCGCCCTGCGGACCTGGCTGCGCGCTATGGTGGGGAGGAGTTTCAGGTAGTGTTGCCAGAAACCGATCTGGCCGGGGCCCAGCTACTGGCTGAACGCATCCGAGCCAACGTCGAGGCGCTGGCGCCGTTTGCGGATGATGCCCACGCCGTGACCGTGAGCATCGGTATCGGTCTGTCCGGCACCCAGCAGGACCTTGGCAGGCTGCTGGGTGCTGCGGACGAAGCGCTCTACCGGGCCAAGGCCAATGGCCGCAATCGGGTAGAGGGCCCGCTTGATTAG
- a CDS encoding ferritin-like domain-containing protein has product MSNPNKDVIDVLNDLIEYSKDGEKGFKASADDVKNPELKAFFVQRAGECANAASELQSEVRRLGGDPETSTSISGDLHRGWVNLKSMVTGKDEEAVLNEVERGEDHALKAYKEAREKLVKLGRTASDMTYSLVEKQLQGVQRNHDQVKALRNAARARS; this is encoded by the coding sequence ATGAGCAACCCCAACAAAGACGTGATCGATGTACTCAACGACCTGATCGAGTACAGCAAGGATGGCGAGAAAGGTTTCAAGGCCTCGGCCGATGATGTGAAGAACCCCGAACTGAAAGCGTTCTTCGTCCAGCGTGCGGGCGAGTGCGCCAACGCTGCCAGTGAGCTGCAGAGCGAAGTGCGCCGCCTGGGCGGCGATCCGGAAACTTCTACCAGCATCAGTGGCGACCTGCACCGCGGCTGGGTCAACCTCAAGTCGATGGTCACCGGCAAGGACGAGGAGGCAGTGCTGAACGAGGTAGAGCGTGGCGAGGACCACGCCCTCAAGGCCTACAAGGAAGCCCGCGAGAAGCTGGTGAAACTAGGCCGCACTGCCAGCGACATGACCTACAGCCTGGTGGAAAAGCAGCTGCAAGGCGTGCAGCGCAACCATGACCAGGTCAAGGCCCTGCGCAACGCCGCTCGCGCCCGCTCCTAA
- a CDS encoding DUF3820 family protein yields the protein MKPETLELLVTRSMPFGKYQGRIIADLPGDYLAWFARKGFPAGELGGLLALMHEIDHNGLGDLLVPLRQKHRS from the coding sequence ATGAAGCCGGAAACCCTCGAACTACTGGTGACCCGCAGCATGCCGTTCGGCAAGTACCAGGGCAGGATCATTGCCGACCTGCCCGGGGACTACCTGGCGTGGTTTGCGCGCAAGGGCTTCCCGGCAGGGGAACTGGGCGGGTTGCTGGCGTTGATGCATGAGATCGATCACAACGGGCTGGGTGATCTACTGGTGCCGTTGCGGCAGAAGCATCGCAGTTGA